A stretch of the Theileria equi strain WA chromosome 1, complete sequence genome encodes the following:
- a CDS encoding splicing factor 3B family member protein (encoded by transcript BEWA_022240A), whose amino-acid sequence MSSYDRFNIHAQLEHLQSKYQGTGHVDNTKWEWVLNIQRDTLASHAGHFTRLAYFAIVENEATARIKHRCLQVCMSPPKCAFWEPILRDTCN is encoded by the exons ATGTCCTCGTATGATCGGTTCAACATCCACGCTCAACTTGAGCATTTGCAGAGCAAATATCAAGGAACTGGTCACGTAGATAACACCAAGTG GGAGTGGGTTTTAAACATCCAAAGGGACACTTTGGCATCGCACGCAGGACATTTCACGCGACTGGCGTATTTCGCAATTGTAGAAAATGAAGCTACGGCCCGTATAAAGCACAGGTGTTTGCAGGTTTGTATGTCGCCTCCAAAATGCGCATTTTGGGAGCCCATTCTCCGTGATACTTGTAATTAA